A genome region from Micromonospora peucetia includes the following:
- the fabG gene encoding 3-oxoacyl-ACP reductase FabG, whose product MARTVLVTGGNRGIGLAIAQAFAKQGDRVAVTHRSGEPPEGLFGVRCDVTDSASVDAAFTAIEAELGPVEVLVANAGITDDTLLLRMSEEQFTSVLDTNLTGAFRCAKRASGKMLRAKWGRMIFISSVVGLYGGPGQVNYAASKAGLVGVARSITRELGSRNITANVVAPGYVETDMTAGLPEDRRIEYRKAIPANRFAQPDEIAGVVTWLAGDAAGYVSGAVIPVDGGLGMGH is encoded by the coding sequence GTGGCCCGTACCGTCCTGGTGACCGGCGGCAACCGGGGGATCGGCCTGGCCATCGCGCAGGCCTTCGCCAAGCAGGGCGACCGGGTGGCGGTGACGCACCGCAGCGGCGAGCCTCCGGAGGGGCTGTTCGGGGTCCGCTGCGACGTGACCGACTCCGCGTCGGTCGACGCGGCGTTCACCGCGATCGAGGCCGAGCTGGGGCCGGTGGAGGTGCTCGTCGCCAACGCCGGGATCACCGACGACACGCTGCTGCTGCGGATGTCCGAGGAGCAGTTCACCAGCGTGCTGGACACCAACCTGACCGGCGCGTTCCGGTGCGCCAAGCGCGCCTCGGGGAAGATGCTGCGCGCGAAGTGGGGCCGCATGATCTTCATCTCCTCGGTGGTCGGCCTCTACGGCGGCCCCGGCCAGGTCAACTACGCGGCGAGCAAGGCCGGCCTGGTGGGCGTGGCCCGCTCGATCACCCGCGAGCTGGGCAGCCGCAACATCACGGCCAACGTGGTCGCGCCCGGCTACGTGGAGACCGACATGACCGCCGGCCTGCCCGAGGACCGCAGGATTGAATACCGCAAGGCCATCCCCGCCAACCGGTTCGCCCAGCCGGACGAGATCGCGGGCGTGGTCACCTGGCTGGCCGGTGACGCCGCCGGCTACGTCTCCGGCGCCGTCATCCCGGTCGACGGCGGCCTCGGCATGGGTCACTGA
- a CDS encoding serine/threonine-protein kinase has protein sequence MTEERRTLAAGRYVLRTEPVGSGGMGVVWRAEDTLLDREVAVKELRLPEGLSESERMALRERAIIEARAAGRLNHPGIVTIHDVLLEDGRPWIVMGLVDGASLHTVVCEDGPLSPRRTAEIGEGLLAALKVAHDAGILHRDIKPQNVLLDRAGRAVLTDFGIAAVVGATRGLTGTGSVMGTLGYVPPERLTGRGAEPASDLWSLGATLYFAVEGRSAYDTDDPAELIAAVLSRDPAPAEHAGPLNPTLLGLMARRPEERPSAEVAAERLREVAAGVTADDRPTARLTPLTAKLSESLLAGKSDPRARRVSRARIVGLSGIAVVLSAGLLATGYLLAPDRTRNGEAALDGGQMSGSPSATMPVSSSGSPAAKRFTTSPNVCLYLTEHPGAMAPLVPKAKLWALHKSTSSCSWEPSRDPEGEITRLSVEGPILPANLGGCPTVGERLSGLGDEAYVSEEIDLDEHGWHEREVRVYFRVSNLGVCVKYRRASRTSMPSSGKAEMTEFARTLDQWAQQTLSERGA, from the coding sequence GTGACGGAGGAGCGGCGTACCCTGGCGGCCGGTCGATACGTCCTGCGGACCGAGCCGGTCGGTAGCGGCGGCATGGGGGTCGTGTGGCGGGCTGAGGACACCCTGCTGGACCGCGAGGTTGCCGTGAAGGAGTTGCGACTGCCCGAAGGACTGAGCGAATCCGAACGCATGGCGCTGCGGGAACGCGCGATCATCGAGGCGCGGGCGGCCGGGCGGCTGAACCACCCCGGCATCGTGACCATCCACGATGTCCTGCTCGAGGATGGCCGCCCCTGGATCGTGATGGGCCTGGTCGACGGCGCATCACTGCACACCGTGGTGTGCGAGGACGGGCCACTGAGTCCACGGCGGACCGCGGAGATCGGCGAAGGGCTGCTCGCGGCCCTGAAGGTCGCTCATGACGCCGGCATCCTGCATCGTGACATCAAGCCGCAGAACGTCCTGTTGGACCGGGCTGGTCGCGCCGTACTCACGGACTTCGGAATCGCCGCGGTCGTCGGTGCCACCCGGGGGCTCACCGGGACCGGCTCGGTGATGGGCACGCTGGGCTATGTGCCGCCTGAGCGGCTGACCGGGCGGGGTGCCGAGCCGGCGTCCGATCTGTGGTCGCTTGGCGCGACGCTGTACTTCGCTGTCGAGGGCCGGTCCGCGTACGACACGGACGATCCGGCGGAACTGATCGCTGCCGTGCTGAGCCGTGACCCCGCACCGGCTGAACATGCCGGTCCGCTCAACCCGACGTTGCTCGGCCTGATGGCGCGACGCCCGGAGGAACGTCCGTCTGCCGAGGTGGCTGCGGAGCGCCTGCGGGAGGTCGCCGCCGGCGTCACGGCTGACGACCGGCCGACGGCTCGCCTCACCCCGCTGACCGCGAAGCTGAGCGAGTCGTTGCTGGCGGGAAAGAGCGATCCGCGTGCCCGGCGTGTTTCGCGGGCGCGGATTGTCGGCCTGAGCGGCATCGCCGTGGTCCTGTCGGCCGGCTTGTTGGCGACTGGCTACCTGCTCGCGCCGGACCGGACGCGCAACGGGGAGGCAGCCCTGGACGGGGGCCAAATGTCCGGCAGCCCGTCGGCCACGATGCCCGTATCCTCTTCCGGATCGCCGGCGGCCAAACGGTTCACGACATCGCCGAACGTGTGCCTGTATCTGACCGAGCACCCCGGGGCCATGGCGCCGTTGGTGCCCAAGGCCAAGCTGTGGGCGCTACACAAGTCCACGAGCAGCTGTTCGTGGGAACCCAGCCGAGATCCCGAGGGTGAGATCACCCGGCTCAGCGTGGAGGGTCCCATCCTCCCCGCGAATCTGGGGGGTTGCCCCACAGTGGGCGAGCGGCTTTCCGGCCTCGGCGACGAAGCCTATGTCTCTGAGGAGATAGACCTTGACGAGCACGGCTGGCACGAGCGCGAGGTGCGGGTCTACTTTCGCGTCAGCAATCTCGGGGTATGCGTGAAATACCGGAGAGCCTCCCGGACGTCGATGCCGTCCTCAGGCAAGGCCGAGATGACCGAATTCGCGCGCACACTGGATCAGTGGGCGCAGCAAACCCTCAGCGAACGCGGTGCCTGA
- a CDS encoding VWA domain-containing protein, which translates to MIRFLQPWWLLAVLPVLALAALYVWRQLHRRAYAMRFTNVDLLRSLAPKGLGWRRHVPATAFLLCLLVLATALARPSVDTREPLERATVMLAIDVSLSMQADDVAPNRLEAAQEAAKQFVGELPESYNLGLVSFAKSANVLVPPGKDRDAVTSAIDGLVLAEATATGEAVLTCLEAIRTVPADGAAGIPPARIVLLSDGYRTSGRSVEEAATAAQAANVPVSTIAFGTDNGQVDIGGQLQRVPVDRLALADLAEATEGYFYEAASVSELKQVYQDMGSSIGFRTEPREITQWYAGVALLLALCAGALNLLWSSRML; encoded by the coding sequence ATGATCCGCTTTCTGCAACCGTGGTGGCTGCTGGCAGTGCTGCCGGTGCTGGCCCTCGCCGCGCTATACGTCTGGCGGCAGTTGCATCGCCGGGCGTACGCGATGCGGTTCACCAATGTGGACCTGCTGCGCAGTCTGGCGCCGAAGGGGCTGGGCTGGCGGCGGCACGTGCCGGCGACGGCGTTCCTGCTCTGCCTGCTGGTGCTGGCGACCGCGCTGGCCCGGCCGTCGGTCGACACCCGGGAGCCGCTGGAGCGGGCCACGGTGATGCTCGCCATCGACGTGTCGCTGTCCATGCAGGCCGACGACGTGGCGCCGAACCGGCTGGAGGCGGCGCAGGAGGCGGCGAAGCAGTTCGTCGGCGAGCTGCCGGAGAGCTACAACCTGGGGCTGGTCTCGTTCGCCAAGTCGGCGAACGTGCTGGTGCCGCCGGGCAAGGACCGCGACGCGGTGACCAGCGCGATCGACGGGCTGGTGCTGGCCGAGGCGACGGCGACCGGGGAGGCGGTCCTGACCTGCCTGGAGGCGATCCGGACGGTGCCGGCCGACGGCGCGGCGGGGATTCCGCCGGCCCGCATCGTGCTGCTCTCCGACGGGTACCGCACCTCGGGCCGGTCGGTGGAGGAGGCGGCCACGGCCGCGCAGGCGGCGAACGTGCCGGTCTCCACGATCGCCTTCGGCACCGACAACGGGCAGGTGGACATCGGCGGTCAACTGCAACGGGTGCCGGTGGACCGGCTGGCGCTGGCCGACCTGGCCGAAGCCACCGAGGGCTACTTCTACGAGGCGGCCTCGGTGTCCGAGTTGAAGCAGGTCTACCAGGACATGGGCAGCTCCATCGGGTTCCGCACGGAACCCCGCGAGATCACCCAGTGGTACGCGGGGGTGGCCCTGTTGCTGGCGCTCTGCGCCGGTGCCCTCAACCTGCTGTGGTCCTCGCGGATGCTCTGA
- a CDS encoding HAD-IIA family hydrolase, producing MGHLPQGVLRAGPPPRAPVTRPDRRAGHQEPGLLTAAPASPATPTPLERVTMQDRRPVESWLTDMDGVLVHEGQPVPGAPEFVSRLRLSGKPFLVLTNNSIYTPRDLTARLSRMGLDVPEQAIWSSALATAQFLADQRPGGTAYVIGEAGLTTALHAVGYVLTDFAPDYVVLGETRTYSFEAITKAVRLINDGARFICTNPDVTGPSVEGALPAAGSVAAMISKATGVEPYFVGKPNPMMMRSALNTINAHSETTAMIGDRMDTDILCGLEAGLETILVLTGISSRTEAERYPYRPSRIVNSVADLVDEI from the coding sequence GTGGGACACCTGCCCCAGGGTGTGCTGCGTGCCGGCCCGCCGCCCCGAGCACCGGTGACCCGGCCTGACCGCCGCGCCGGTCACCAGGAGCCCGGCCTCCTGACCGCCGCGCCGGCCTCGCCGGCGACCCCGACACCCCTGGAACGAGTGACAATGCAGGATCGCAGGCCGGTGGAGAGCTGGCTGACCGACATGGACGGCGTGCTGGTGCACGAGGGCCAGCCCGTGCCTGGCGCGCCGGAGTTCGTCTCCCGGCTGCGCCTCTCCGGCAAGCCGTTCCTGGTGCTCACCAACAACTCGATCTACACGCCCCGCGACCTCACGGCACGGCTGAGCCGGATGGGCCTCGACGTGCCGGAGCAGGCGATCTGGTCGTCCGCGCTGGCCACCGCACAGTTCCTGGCCGACCAGCGGCCGGGCGGCACCGCGTACGTGATCGGGGAGGCCGGGCTGACCACGGCGCTGCACGCGGTCGGCTACGTGCTGACCGACTTCGCCCCGGACTACGTGGTGCTGGGGGAGACCCGCACCTACAGCTTCGAGGCGATCACCAAGGCGGTCCGGCTGATCAACGACGGCGCCCGGTTCATCTGCACGAACCCCGACGTGACCGGCCCGTCGGTGGAGGGCGCGCTGCCGGCCGCCGGCTCGGTCGCCGCGATGATCTCCAAGGCGACGGGCGTCGAGCCGTACTTCGTCGGCAAGCCCAACCCGATGATGATGCGTTCGGCGCTGAACACGATCAACGCGCACTCCGAGACGACCGCGATGATCGGCGACCGGATGGACACCGACATCCTGTGCGGGCTGGAGGCCGGTCTGGAGACGATCCTGGTGCTGACCGGGATCAGCAGCCGCACCGAGGCGGAGCGCTACCCGTACCGCCCGTCGCGGATCGTCAACTCGGTCGCCGACCTGGTCGACGAGATCTGA
- a CDS encoding DUF3995 domain-containing protein, with amino-acid sequence MTSTAFASDRPLAPAQPGTGVVVIARLMALCCIGFAVVNVVFEMTDRFADGPYTEYASAIAVMNWLVVGLKTVGAALALLSVVERPRVLSPALLGVLLWGAFAMLGVYAVGSVAQAVGMVSGLAGTADQIDIAGIGYVLFFLVLAIGYGALAISYSRRFGLRKGVAVLGVLGAPVVLGVILLAIPTLLAAFGLMPTP; translated from the coding sequence ATGACTTCCACGGCTTTCGCCAGCGATCGTCCCCTAGCCCCTGCACAGCCCGGCACCGGTGTCGTCGTGATAGCTCGTCTGATGGCCCTTTGCTGCATCGGGTTCGCGGTCGTCAACGTCGTCTTCGAGATGACCGACCGCTTCGCCGACGGCCCCTATACCGAGTACGCTTCCGCGATCGCCGTGATGAACTGGCTTGTCGTCGGGCTGAAGACGGTGGGAGCGGCTTTGGCACTGTTGTCGGTCGTCGAACGCCCGAGGGTTCTTTCTCCGGCGCTTCTGGGCGTGTTGTTGTGGGGAGCGTTTGCGATGCTGGGCGTGTACGCCGTCGGCAGCGTGGCGCAAGCGGTCGGCATGGTCTCGGGCCTGGCGGGTACCGCCGACCAGATCGACATCGCCGGAATCGGTTACGTGCTCTTCTTCCTGGTGCTTGCAATTGGTTACGGCGCCCTGGCGATCTCTTACTCGCGGCGCTTCGGGCTTCGGAAAGGCGTCGCCGTCCTCGGCGTGCTCGGGGCACCCGTGGTGCTGGGCGTGATCCTGCTGGCTATCCCAACTCTGCTGGCCGCCTTCGGCCTCATGCCTACGCCCTGA
- a CDS encoding PH domain-containing protein — translation MSGDGSAGPPPAPPLPPAGPLEPWPDTVRWQSISSDLIWVELIRLAMVLVVFTLGLGVGWALSGNGFLGAALGVVLLLGVLRGITIVRAVRAWGYAERADDLLVRHGLLVRRLSIVPYSRMQFVDVSAGPLERAFKLATVQLHTAAAASDARVPGLRPAEASRLRDRLTALGEDRAEGL, via the coding sequence GTGAGCGGTGACGGGTCCGCCGGCCCGCCGCCGGCGCCGCCCCTCCCGCCGGCGGGCCCCCTGGAGCCGTGGCCGGACACCGTCCGCTGGCAGTCGATCTCGTCCGACCTGATCTGGGTGGAGCTGATCCGCCTGGCGATGGTGCTGGTCGTTTTCACCCTCGGGCTGGGCGTCGGCTGGGCGCTCAGCGGCAACGGGTTCCTCGGCGCAGCGCTCGGAGTGGTGCTGCTGCTGGGCGTCCTGCGGGGCATCACGATCGTCCGCGCCGTACGGGCCTGGGGCTACGCCGAGCGGGCGGACGACCTGCTGGTCCGGCACGGGCTGCTGGTGCGGCGGCTCTCCATCGTGCCGTACTCGCGGATGCAGTTCGTGGACGTCAGCGCGGGGCCGCTGGAGCGCGCGTTCAAGCTGGCCACCGTGCAGTTGCACACGGCCGCGGCGGCGAGCGACGCCCGGGTGCCGGGGCTGCGCCCGGCGGAGGCGTCCCGGCTGCGTGACCGGCTCACCGCGCTGGGCGAGGACCGGGCGGAGGGCCTGTGA
- the fabI gene encoding enoyl-ACP reductase FabI — protein sequence MSGLLAGKRLLVTGVITDASIAFSVAKLAQENGAQVVLTGYGRLSLVERIARRLPEPAPVIELDVTDADHLAGLADRVREHVDGLDGVVHSIGFAPQSCLGGGFLDAPWEDVATALHVSTYSYKSLAMAALPLMSAGGAVVGLTFDATKAWPVYDWMGVAKAGLESASRYLALHLGKQGIRSNLVAAGPLRTIAAKSIPGFDQFEQAWAERAPLGWSLTDQEPAARACLALLSDWFPATTGEIVHVDGGYHAIGA from the coding sequence ATGTCCGGACTGCTCGCCGGTAAGCGGCTGCTGGTCACCGGCGTCATCACCGACGCCTCGATCGCCTTCTCGGTGGCGAAGCTCGCCCAGGAGAACGGGGCGCAGGTCGTGCTCACCGGCTACGGCCGGCTCTCCCTGGTGGAACGGATCGCCCGGCGGCTGCCCGAGCCCGCCCCGGTCATCGAGCTGGACGTGACCGACGCCGACCACCTCGCCGGGCTCGCCGACCGGGTGCGCGAGCACGTCGACGGCCTGGACGGGGTGGTGCACTCGATCGGCTTCGCCCCGCAGAGCTGCCTCGGCGGCGGTTTTCTCGACGCCCCCTGGGAGGACGTGGCGACCGCGCTGCACGTCTCCACGTACTCCTACAAGTCTCTCGCGATGGCGGCGCTGCCGCTGATGTCCGCCGGCGGCGCGGTGGTCGGCCTGACCTTCGACGCCACGAAGGCCTGGCCCGTCTACGACTGGATGGGCGTGGCCAAGGCCGGGCTGGAGTCTGCCTCCCGCTACCTGGCGCTGCACCTCGGCAAGCAGGGCATCCGCAGCAACCTGGTCGCCGCCGGACCGCTGCGCACCATCGCCGCCAAGTCGATCCCGGGCTTCGACCAGTTCGAGCAGGCCTGGGCCGAGCGCGCGCCGCTGGGCTGGAGCCTGACCGACCAGGAGCCGGCCGCCCGGGCCTGCCTGGCGCTGCTGTCCGACTGGTTCCCGGCCACCACCGGTGAGATCGTCCACGTCGACGGCGGCTACCACGCCATCGGCGCCTGA
- a CDS encoding AAA family ATPase, with protein MAQPTTPDAPTPNGTGPETPEPVTTPAEDATLLERALFEIKRVIVGQDRMVERMFVALLARGHCLLEGVPGVAKTLAVETLAKVVGGSFARVQFTPDLVPADIMGTRIYRQSSEKFDVELGPVFVNFLLADEINRAPAKVQSALLEVMSERQVSIGGESHPVPDPFLVMATQNPIEQEGVYPLPEAQRDRFLMKIVVGYPTDAEEREIVYRMGVTPPRPAPVFTTPDLIALQRKADQVFVHNALVDYAVRLVLATRAPAEHGMPDVAQLIQYGASPRASLGLVRATRALALLRGRDYALPQDVQDIAPDILRHRLVLSYDALADDVPADHVVHRVMSTIPLPSVAPRQQATPTPTAAPPGAGWPGQRP; from the coding sequence GTGGCCCAGCCGACCACGCCCGACGCCCCGACGCCGAACGGGACGGGCCCGGAGACACCCGAGCCGGTGACCACGCCGGCCGAGGACGCGACCCTGCTGGAGCGGGCGCTGTTCGAGATCAAACGGGTGATCGTCGGGCAGGACCGGATGGTGGAGCGGATGTTCGTAGCGCTGCTCGCCCGGGGGCACTGTCTGTTGGAGGGCGTGCCCGGGGTGGCGAAGACCCTCGCGGTGGAGACGCTCGCGAAGGTGGTCGGTGGCTCCTTCGCCCGGGTGCAGTTCACCCCCGATCTGGTGCCGGCCGACATCATGGGCACCCGCATCTACCGGCAGTCGAGCGAGAAGTTCGACGTCGAGCTGGGCCCGGTGTTCGTCAACTTCCTGCTCGCCGACGAGATCAACCGGGCCCCGGCCAAGGTGCAGTCGGCGTTGCTGGAGGTGATGAGCGAGCGGCAGGTCTCCATCGGCGGCGAGTCCCACCCGGTGCCCGACCCGTTCCTGGTGATGGCGACGCAGAACCCGATCGAGCAGGAGGGCGTCTATCCGCTGCCCGAGGCGCAGCGGGACCGTTTCCTGATGAAGATCGTCGTCGGCTACCCGACTGACGCCGAGGAGCGGGAGATCGTCTACCGGATGGGCGTCACCCCGCCGCGCCCGGCGCCGGTCTTCACCACCCCCGACCTGATCGCCCTGCAACGCAAGGCCGACCAGGTCTTCGTGCACAACGCCCTGGTCGACTACGCGGTCCGGCTGGTGCTGGCCACCCGCGCCCCCGCGGAGCACGGGATGCCGGACGTCGCCCAGCTCATCCAGTACGGCGCCAGCCCGCGCGCCTCGCTCGGCCTGGTCCGGGCCACCCGCGCGCTGGCGTTGCTGCGCGGTCGGGACTACGCCCTGCCGCAGGACGTGCAGGACATCGCGCCGGACATCCTGCGCCACCGGCTGGTGCTCAGCTACGACGCGCTCGCCGACGACGTGCCCGCCGACCACGTGGTGCACCGGGTGATGTCGACCATCCCGCTGCCCTCGGTCGCGCCCCGGCAGCAGGCCACCCCCACGCCGACCGCCGCGCCGCCGGGTGCCGGTTGGCCCGGGCAGCGCCCGTGA
- a CDS encoding PH domain-containing protein, translating into MSDPAARGTDHPGPAPAEPASPGSSEGVEPRQRLHPLSPALHGAKSLVVVIAGLSWSTLSRVGFGWFALMAVVLALGTTVLAVVSWYYTGYHVVGRELRVYEGLIWRRTRAIPLERLQAVEVVRPLLAQLTGLAELRLEVVGGGKTEAPLAYLSVAEATVLRGRLLALAGRVAADPGMPAPAGMPAGPEGLPAPPPGRPLHTVRNNDLLVSQLLTPQAFMIPFGVAFMVTQFLSEDSWSFIAVASTLTAMAGVLLQPVRRVLDDWNFRLARDEGTLRIRNGLLETRAQTVPLDRVQTVGVTWPLLWRVKGWLRLRLEVAGYSGGEADERNRPDRLLPVGDQATGEAVVAEVLPGVRLDALPLSPPPTRARWLNPLSRGVLGAGLDVRVFAVRSGLLTRQLTLVPYARIQSVRVVQGPAQRRLRLASVHADTAGGAGAAARDRDLAEAWALAAELTARAHAARRAG; encoded by the coding sequence GTGAGCGACCCGGCCGCCCGGGGCACGGACCATCCCGGGCCGGCTCCGGCGGAGCCCGCGTCTCCCGGGTCGTCGGAGGGCGTCGAGCCGCGGCAGCGGCTGCACCCGCTCAGCCCCGCCCTGCACGGCGCCAAGTCCCTGGTCGTGGTGATCGCCGGCCTGTCCTGGTCGACGCTGTCGCGGGTCGGCTTCGGCTGGTTCGCCCTGATGGCGGTGGTGCTGGCCCTGGGCACCACCGTGCTGGCCGTGGTGAGCTGGTACTACACCGGTTACCACGTGGTGGGCCGCGAGCTGCGGGTGTACGAGGGGCTCATCTGGCGGCGCACCCGGGCGATCCCGCTGGAGCGACTCCAGGCCGTCGAGGTGGTCCGCCCGCTGCTCGCCCAGCTCACCGGCCTGGCCGAGCTTCGACTGGAGGTGGTGGGCGGGGGCAAGACGGAGGCGCCGCTGGCGTACCTGAGCGTCGCCGAGGCCACCGTGCTGCGCGGGCGGCTGCTCGCCCTCGCCGGGCGGGTCGCGGCCGACCCGGGCATGCCGGCACCGGCCGGGATGCCCGCCGGCCCGGAGGGTCTGCCGGCACCGCCGCCCGGCCGGCCACTGCACACCGTCAGAAACAACGACCTGCTGGTGAGTCAACTGTTGACCCCGCAGGCGTTCATGATCCCGTTCGGTGTCGCGTTCATGGTGACCCAGTTCCTCTCCGAGGATTCCTGGTCGTTCATCGCGGTGGCGAGCACCCTCACCGCCATGGCGGGCGTGCTGCTGCAACCGGTGCGGCGGGTGCTCGACGACTGGAACTTCCGGCTCGCCCGGGACGAGGGCACGTTGCGGATCCGCAACGGGCTGCTGGAGACCCGCGCGCAGACCGTGCCGCTGGACCGGGTGCAGACCGTCGGCGTGACCTGGCCGCTGCTGTGGCGGGTAAAGGGCTGGCTGCGGCTGCGGCTGGAGGTGGCGGGCTACTCCGGCGGCGAGGCCGACGAACGCAACCGGCCGGATCGTCTGCTCCCTGTCGGCGACCAGGCGACCGGTGAGGCCGTCGTCGCCGAGGTGCTGCCCGGGGTGCGGCTGGATGCGCTGCCGCTCAGCCCGCCGCCGACGCGGGCCCGTTGGCTCAACCCGCTGAGCCGGGGTGTGCTCGGCGCCGGGCTCGACGTCCGGGTCTTCGCCGTCCGGTCCGGCCTGCTCACCCGGCAGTTGACGCTCGTACCGTACGCCCGGATCCAGAGCGTGCGGGTCGTGCAGGGGCCGGCGCAGCGGCGGCTGCGGCTGGCCTCGGTGCACGCCGACACCGCCGGCGGCGCCGGTGCGGCGGCCCGGGACCGGGACCTCGCCGAGGCGTGGGCCCTGGCGGCGGAACTGACGGCCCGCGCGCACGCCGCCCGCCGCGCGGGCTGA
- a CDS encoding ferrochelatase, with protein MAYDAVVLVSFGGPERPEDVMPFLQNVTRGRGVPPERLAEVVEHYQHFGGVSPINRQCRELLAAVRDDFAANGVDLPVYWGNRNWDPMLADTVAQMRDDGVTHALAFVTSAFGGYSSCRQYQEDIAAARAAVGPDAPLIDKLRQFWDHPGFVEPHADAVRTALRRLDPAKRDSTRLVFTAHSVPNSMAASAGPHGGRYEAQLAEVARLVHAAAAPDLPWDLVWQSRSGPPQVPWLEPDVNDHLRTLAEAGTTGVLVSPIGFVSDHLEVVWDLDTEARQTAGQLGLDFVRAATPGTDPRFVAMVRELVRERTDPDGVDLRRRLGELPMWDTCPRVCCVPARRPEHR; from the coding sequence ATGGCGTACGACGCGGTGGTCCTGGTGTCCTTCGGCGGGCCGGAGCGGCCCGAGGACGTGATGCCGTTCCTGCAGAACGTGACCCGGGGGCGGGGCGTGCCGCCGGAGCGGCTGGCGGAGGTCGTCGAGCACTACCAGCACTTCGGCGGCGTCTCCCCGATCAACCGGCAGTGCCGGGAGTTGCTCGCGGCGGTCCGGGACGACTTCGCCGCCAACGGCGTGGACCTGCCGGTCTACTGGGGTAACCGGAACTGGGACCCGATGCTCGCCGACACCGTGGCGCAGATGCGCGACGACGGGGTCACCCACGCTCTGGCATTCGTGACCAGTGCCTTCGGCGGCTACTCCTCCTGCCGGCAGTACCAGGAGGACATCGCCGCCGCCCGCGCGGCGGTCGGCCCGGACGCCCCGCTGATCGACAAGCTGCGCCAGTTCTGGGACCATCCCGGCTTCGTCGAGCCGCACGCCGACGCGGTGCGGACAGCGCTGCGCCGGCTCGACCCGGCGAAGCGGGACAGCACCCGGCTGGTGTTCACCGCGCACTCGGTGCCGAACTCGATGGCGGCCAGTGCCGGCCCGCACGGCGGCCGGTACGAGGCACAACTCGCCGAGGTCGCCCGGCTCGTCCACGCGGCTGCCGCCCCGGACCTGCCGTGGGACCTGGTCTGGCAGAGCCGCTCCGGCCCGCCGCAGGTGCCGTGGCTGGAGCCGGACGTCAACGACCACCTGCGTACGCTGGCCGAGGCCGGCACCACCGGCGTGCTGGTCAGCCCGATCGGGTTCGTCTCCGACCACCTCGAGGTGGTGTGGGACCTGGACACCGAGGCGCGCCAGACGGCCGGGCAGCTCGGCCTGGACTTCGTCCGGGCCGCCACCCCCGGCACCGATCCCCGGTTCGTGGCGATGGTCCGCGAGCTGGTCCGGGAGCGGACCGACCCGGACGGGGTCGACCTGCGCCGCCGCCTCGGCGAGCTGCCGATGTGGGACACCTGCCCCAGGGTGTGCTGCGTGCCGGCCCGCCGCCCCGAGCACCGGTGA
- a CDS encoding DUF58 domain-containing protein, which produces MARAAPVTPSARRPADVPSDRTEAVLSRLQLMVTRKLDGLLQGDYAGLLPGPGSEAGESREYRPGDDVRRMDWPVTARTTMPHVRRTVADRELETWLAVDLSASLDFGTGRWLKRDVVVAAAAALAHLTVRGGNRIGAVIGSGGGVSAPARRWRTAPPVAGPDVYTRLPARSGRKEAHALLRAIAGTEIRPGRSDLGALVDMLNRPPRRRGVAVVISDFLAPPAGWARPLRKLRVRHDVVAIEVVDPRELELPDVGVLPVVDPETGELHEVQTADPRLRHRYAEAAAVQRAEISAALRGAGAAHLRLRTDRDWLLDMVRFVAAQRHARTRGTTR; this is translated from the coding sequence TTGGCCCGGGCAGCGCCCGTGACCCCATCCGCCCGTCGGCCCGCCGACGTCCCCTCCGACCGCACCGAAGCCGTCCTGTCGCGGCTGCAACTGATGGTCACCCGCAAACTCGACGGCCTGCTCCAGGGCGACTACGCCGGCCTGCTGCCGGGGCCCGGCAGCGAGGCGGGGGAGTCCCGGGAGTACCGCCCCGGCGACGACGTACGCCGGATGGACTGGCCGGTCACCGCCCGCACGACGATGCCGCACGTCCGGCGTACGGTGGCCGACCGGGAGCTGGAGACGTGGCTGGCGGTGGACCTCTCGGCGAGCCTCGACTTCGGCACCGGCCGCTGGCTGAAGCGCGACGTGGTGGTGGCCGCCGCGGCGGCGCTGGCCCACCTGACCGTCCGGGGCGGCAACCGGATCGGCGCGGTGATCGGCAGCGGCGGCGGCGTGAGCGCGCCGGCCCGCCGGTGGCGCACCGCGCCGCCGGTCGCCGGACCGGACGTCTACACCCGGCTGCCCGCGCGCTCCGGCCGTAAGGAGGCCCACGCGCTGTTGCGGGCGATCGCCGGCACCGAGATCCGCCCCGGGCGCAGCGACCTGGGCGCGCTGGTCGACATGCTCAACCGGCCGCCCCGGCGGCGCGGCGTGGCGGTGGTCATCTCCGACTTCCTCGCCCCGCCGGCCGGCTGGGCCCGGCCGCTGCGTAAGCTGCGCGTCCGGCACGACGTGGTGGCGATCGAGGTGGTCGATCCCCGGGAGCTGGAACTGCCCGACGTCGGGGTACTGCCGGTGGTCGACCCGGAGACCGGCGAGCTGCACGAGGTGCAGACCGCCGACCCGCGGCTGCGCCACCGCTATGCCGAGGCGGCGGCCGTCCAGCGGGCGGAGATCTCTGCGGCGCTGCGCGGCGCGGGCGCGGCCCACCTGCGGCTGCGTACGGACCGAGACTGGCTGCTCGACATGGTGCGTTTCGTGGCCGCGCAACGGCACGCCCGCACCAGGGGGACGACACGATGA